The Sphingobacteriales bacterium genome includes a region encoding these proteins:
- a CDS encoding glycine C-acetyltransferase gives MYGKIKEELSQQLEMLKKEGLYKTERILATPQGVEIKTEKGLKVLNFCANNYLGLCNEPRVMAAANLAFFRWGFGMASVRFICGTQKVHRDLENKMSEFLGMDDTILYSSAFDANGGVFEPLLDENCAIISDELNHASIIDGVRLSKAKRYRYRNNDMEDLEEQLIHAREAKYKIIVTDGVFSMDGIIAQVDKICDLAEKYDALVMVDDSHATGFIGPTGRGSHEHCNCMDRVDIISTTFGKALGGASGGCISGRKEIIEILRQKSRPYLFSNSLSPAIAGATIEVINILQESDYLREKLFQNTRLFKKLMKEAGFQIGESIHPITPIMLGHLENDAKVSQIFAEELLREGVYVIGFYFPVVPRGKSRIRVQISAAHSTEDIEFAVDKFIKVGKKLNAI, from the coding sequence ATGTACGGTAAAATTAAAGAAGAACTTAGCCAGCAGTTAGAGATGCTGAAAAAGGAAGGGCTGTACAAAACCGAACGAATACTGGCCACACCGCAAGGAGTAGAAATAAAAACAGAAAAAGGGTTAAAAGTCCTGAATTTCTGTGCAAATAATTATCTGGGACTGTGCAATGAACCCCGTGTCATGGCAGCTGCCAATCTTGCTTTTTTCAGGTGGGGATTCGGAATGGCATCGGTACGCTTTATCTGTGGAACTCAAAAGGTACATCGCGACCTGGAAAATAAAATGTCGGAATTTCTGGGAATGGATGATACCATTTTATATAGTTCTGCTTTCGATGCGAATGGAGGTGTATTTGAGCCCTTACTCGATGAAAACTGCGCCATCATCAGCGATGAACTTAATCATGCTTCCATTATTGACGGAGTAAGATTATCGAAGGCAAAACGCTACCGTTACCGCAACAACGACATGGAAGACCTCGAAGAACAACTTATTCATGCACGCGAGGCAAAATATAAGATAATCGTTACCGATGGTGTTTTTTCAATGGATGGTATCATTGCCCAGGTAGATAAAATATGTGATCTGGCAGAAAAATATGATGCACTTGTCATGGTGGACGACTCTCATGCCACAGGTTTTATCGGTCCGACAGGAAGAGGCAGCCATGAACATTGTAACTGCATGGACAGAGTTGATATAATTTCCACCACTTTCGGAAAAGCACTCGGAGGAGCATCGGGAGGTTGTATTTCCGGAAGAAAAGAAATCATCGAGATATTAAGGCAGAAAAGCAGACCTTATCTGTTTTCAAATTCTCTATCTCCTGCCATAGCCGGTGCGACCATTGAGGTCATCAACATCCTTCAGGAATCAGATTATCTGAGAGAAAAGCTATTTCAAAACACCAGATTATTCAAAAAACTCATGAAAGAAGCGGGCTTTCAGATTGGCGAGAGCATACATCCGATTACTCCTATCATGCTTGGGCATCTTGAAAACGATGCAAAGGTTTCACAGATTTTTGCCGAGGAATTGCTCAGAGAGGGAGTTTATGTCATTGGCTTCTACTTCCCGGTAGTGCCAAGAGGAAAATCCCGTATCCGTGTTCAGATCAGTGCAGCACATTCAACAGAAGACATTGAATTTGCAGTTGATAAATTTATTAAGGTAGGTAAAAAACTAAACGCTATATAA